A window from Pangasianodon hypophthalmus isolate fPanHyp1 chromosome 16, fPanHyp1.pri, whole genome shotgun sequence encodes these proteins:
- the LOC128320667 gene encoding uncharacterized protein LOC128320667 produces MMAHALKVQAEIHQVPEYQVTAEELEGISLTQTDPDFTWGINPDEFARGSGSDSLADDLDLILTGASPAISRDRRVPSSPPRSGNDVIEISTTPRPARPQFASVTPVLKACDAPQRAKRRRLVSKTASLVKRLFTDSVESPACSTREGGRGSQSVINETEAETESDNGPEPNQEAERSRRERQSPTRPLFKRRFPQSEPNANVSNQEARPERVRRLRIAPPLRQRRDSGILRLAEITSDLIRDLIRDYSATFSNVCEKGFV; encoded by the exons ATGATGGCTCATG CTTTAAAAGTTCAAGCTGAAATTCACCAGGTGCCTGAGTATCAGG ttACAGCGGAAGAACTAGAGGGTATTAGCCTCACTCAGACAGACCCAG ATTTTACATGGGGAATTAATCCTGATGAGTTTGCGAGAGGATCGGGAAGCGACAGTCTCGCGGACGATTTGGATTTGATTCTAACAGGGGCCTCGCCAGCGATCTCGCGAGATCGTCGCGTTCCCTCCTCTCCTCCGAGAAGCGGAAATGACGTAATAGAAATATCAACAACTCCGAGACCGGCGAGGCCGCAATTCGCGAGCGTGACACCAGTTTTAAAAGCCTGTGACGCGCCTCAGCGAGCGAAGAGACGGAGATTAGTCAGTAAGACAGCGTCTCTAGTGAAGCGATTATTTACAG ATTCAGTCGAATCACCCGCGTGTTCAACCAGGGAAGGGGGTCGTGGATCTCAAAGCGTGATTAACg agacCGAAGCGGAGACTGAATCGGATAACGGCCCAGAACCGAATCAGGAAGCAGAGCGAAGTCGGAGAGAGCGCCAGAGTCCCACTAGACCTCTGTTTAAGCGCAGGTTTCCTCAGAGTGAGCCCAACG ccaacGTCTCTAACCAGGAAGCGAGACCTGAACGGGTCCGTCGGTTGAGAATAGCGCCACCTCTCCGTCAGCGCCGTGACAGCGGAATCTTGCGACTCGCTGAAATAACGAGCGATTTGATTCGCGACCTGATTCGTGACTACAGCGCCACGTTTTCTAACGTGTGtgaaaaaggttttgtgtgA